The following coding sequences lie in one Apium graveolens cultivar Ventura chromosome 1, ASM990537v1, whole genome shotgun sequence genomic window:
- the LOC141707943 gene encoding uncharacterized protein LOC141707943 — MNIDPETNQEANPGAWTLKVDGSSTSERWGAGLILKSPERFNIQTAISFGFPATNNQAEYEALIAGLKLSSILRLQDLKIYSDSHIVVKQTNEEYIAKDPFLEKYQALVQSYLASIPKYQVLQICREENEEAEILSKLVRNSSDLDYSVYF, encoded by the coding sequence ATGAACATAGATCCAGAGACAAACCAAGAGGCAAATCCGGGAGCCTGGACCTTGAAagtagatggttcttcaacaagcgAGAGGTGGGGAGCCGGACTTATACTAAAAAGTCCTGAGAGATTCAACATTCAAACAGCTATATCTTTCGGTTTTCCGGCAACAAACAACCAGGCGGAATATGAGGCATTGATTGCAGGACTAAAACTCTCCAGTATCCTGAGGCTCCAGGACTTAAAAATTTACAGCGACTCTCATatagtggtcaagcaaacaaacGAAGAATACATAGCAAAGGACCCTTTTCTGGAAAAGTATCAGGCACTGGTTCAAAGTTACCTAGCTTCAATTCCAAAGTATCAAGTCCTGCAGATATGTagagaagaaaatgaggaagcaGAAATTCTATCCAAATTAGTCCGGAACTCATCAGACCTGGACTACTCAGTTTACTTTTAA